A genome region from Erythrolamprus reginae isolate rEryReg1 chromosome 4, rEryReg1.hap1, whole genome shotgun sequence includes the following:
- the LOC139167268 gene encoding phospholipase A2-like, with amino-acid sequence MEHWLVTLLLFQAVWSGVLGKKHFVNKRGIPELYGAVKCGGTSRYPLAYVGYGCYCGPGGRGWPIDETDWCCHRHDCCYDFAQRQGCNPITDRYKWTCQDNTVICDAHLNRCQNIICQCDREAAWCWRFARFNKRYIFWPNYLCGQIYPLCGYGH; translated from the exons ATGGAACACTGGTTGGTGACACTGCTGCTGTTTCAGGCAG TATGGAGTGGTGTTCTTGGGAAAAAACACTTTGTGAATAAAAGGGGAATCCCTGAATTATACGGCGCCGTAAAATGTGGTGGTACAAGCCGGTATCCTTTGGCATATGTAGGTTATGGATGCTATTGTGGTCCAGGAGGAAGAGGTTGGCCCATAGATGAAACAGACTG GTGCTGCCATAGACATGACTGCTGTTATGACTTTGCACAACGACAAGGCTGTAATCCCATAACAGACAGATATAAGTGGACTTGTCAGGACAATACTGTGATATGCG atgctCATCTGAACAGATGTCAAAACATAATTTGCCAGTGCGACAGAGAAGCAGCTTGGTGTTGGAGATTTGCGCGATTCAATAAGCGCTACATCTTTTGGCCAAATTATCTTTGTGGCCAAATATATCCTTTATGTGGCTATGGACATTAA